The Streptomyces sp. P9-A4 genome contains a region encoding:
- the rpsF gene encoding 30S ribosomal protein S6 translates to MRHYEVMVILDPDLEERAVSPLIENFLSVVREGNGKVEKVDTWGRRRLAYEIKKKPEGIYSVIDLQAEPAVVKELDRQLNLNESVLRTKVLRPETH, encoded by the coding sequence ATGCGTCACTACGAAGTGATGGTCATCCTCGACCCCGATCTCGAGGAGCGCGCTGTCTCCCCGCTGATCGAGAACTTCCTTTCCGTCGTCCGTGAGGGCAACGGAAAGGTCGAGAAGGTCGACACCTGGGGCCGTCGTCGTCTCGCCTACGAGATCAAGAAGAAGCCCGAGGGCATCTACTCGGTCATCGACCTGCAGGCCGAGCCTGCGGTCGTCAAGGAGCTCGACCGACAGCTCAACCTGAACGAGTCGGTCCTCCGGACCAAGGTCCTCCGTCCCGAGACCCACTGA
- a CDS encoding single-stranded DNA-binding protein, whose amino-acid sequence MAGETVITVVGNLVDDPELRFTPSGAAVAKFRIASTPRTFDRQTNEWKDGESLFLTCSVWRQAAENVAESLQRGMRVVVQGRLKQRSYEDREGVKRTVYELDVEEVGPSLKNATAKVTKTTGRGGQGGYGGGGGGGQQAGGGGSWGGNSGGGQQGGGGAPADDPWATGGSSSSGGGQQQGGGGGWGGNSSGGGYSDEPPF is encoded by the coding sequence ATGGCAGGCGAGACCGTCATCACGGTCGTCGGCAATCTTGTCGACGACCCCGAGCTGCGCTTCACCCCGTCCGGTGCGGCGGTCGCGAAGTTCCGTATCGCGTCCACTCCCCGCACCTTCGACCGTCAGACCAATGAGTGGAAGGACGGCGAAAGCCTCTTCCTCACCTGCTCGGTCTGGCGTCAGGCGGCGGAGAACGTCGCCGAGTCGCTTCAGCGAGGCATGCGCGTCGTCGTGCAGGGCCGGCTGAAGCAGCGGTCCTACGAGGACCGTGAGGGCGTCAAGCGCACGGTCTACGAGCTGGACGTCGAGGAAGTCGGCCCCAGCCTCAAGAACGCCACGGCCAAGGTCACCAAGACCACCGGTCGAGGCGGCCAGGGCGGTTACGGCGGCGGTGGCGGCGGCGGCCAGCAGGCCGGCGGCGGTGGCAGCTGGGGTGGAAACTCCGGCGGTGGCCAGCAGGGTGGTGGCGGTGCTCCCGCCGACGACCCGTGGGCGACCGGCGGTTCCTCCTCCTCCGGCGGCGGCCAGCAGCAGGGCGGCGGAGGCGGCTGGGGTGGAAACTCCAGCGGCGGCGGCTACTCGGACGAGCCCCCCTTCTAG